From a single Mycolicibacterium moriokaense genomic region:
- a CDS encoding ISNCY family transposase, translating into MLRTVNDQLSLWDAILPPELLVLPGELARVDALLDDPVFFAPFTPFFDPRIGRPSVPMETYLRMMFLKFRYRLGFESLCREVGDSISWQRFCRIPFGTRVPHPTTLMKLTSRCGEAAVAGLNDALVIKAADAKLIRTDKVRADTTVVEAAVAYPTDSGLLAKAVGGIAKTVKRIQAAGGATRTRVRDRSRSAGQRARSIDAKLRLRGAAAREEGQAAVLRITGQLADLADAAIADADVVIRNARRGLRQATGRRRGRLQRAINDLSTLLQRAEQVVARTRSRLAGVVPDSASRIVSFHDVDARPIRKGRLGKPVEFGYKAQVVDNADGIILDHSVHVGNPPDAHQLAPAIARITERTGRTPTAVTADRGYGYASVENDLHEIGVRRVAIPRASRPGAARREFEHRKAFRTKIKWRTGCEGRINHLKRSYGWNRSELTTLTGARTWCGHGVFAHNLVKISALAG; encoded by the coding sequence GTGCTCAGAACTGTAAATGACCAGTTGTCGTTGTGGGATGCAATCCTGCCGCCGGAGCTGTTGGTGTTGCCCGGCGAGTTGGCCCGGGTAGACGCGCTGCTGGACGATCCGGTGTTCTTCGCGCCGTTCACGCCGTTCTTCGATCCGCGGATCGGGCGGCCGTCAGTGCCGATGGAAACGTACCTGCGGATGATGTTCCTGAAGTTCCGCTACCGGCTGGGCTTCGAGTCACTGTGCCGCGAGGTGGGGGATTCGATTTCCTGGCAACGCTTCTGTCGTATCCCGTTCGGGACGCGGGTGCCGCATCCGACCACGTTGATGAAGCTGACCAGCCGATGCGGGGAGGCCGCGGTCGCCGGACTCAATGACGCGTTGGTGATCAAGGCGGCCGACGCGAAGCTGATCCGGACCGACAAGGTCCGCGCCGACACCACGGTGGTCGAGGCCGCGGTGGCCTATCCGACCGATTCGGGCTTGTTGGCCAAGGCCGTGGGTGGGATCGCGAAGACGGTGAAGCGGATTCAGGCCGCTGGCGGAGCGACCCGCACACGGGTCCGTGATCGCAGCCGGTCAGCAGGTCAGCGAGCCCGGTCGATCGACGCGAAACTACGGCTACGCGGTGCGGCAGCCCGCGAGGAGGGCCAGGCAGCCGTGCTGCGGATCACCGGCCAGCTGGCCGACCTCGCCGATGCGGCGATCGCTGACGCCGACGTGGTGATCCGCAATGCTCGCAGGGGTTTACGGCAGGCGACGGGCCGACGCCGCGGTCGACTGCAGCGGGCGATCAACGACCTGAGCACCCTGCTCCAGCGTGCCGAGCAGGTGGTGGCTCGGACCCGCAGCCGGCTGGCCGGGGTGGTGCCGGATTCGGCTAGTCGCATCGTGAGCTTCCACGATGTCGATGCCCGTCCGATCCGCAAGGGCCGGCTCGGCAAGCCGGTGGAATTCGGCTACAAAGCCCAGGTCGTCGACAACGCCGACGGGATCATCCTCGACCACAGCGTGCACGTCGGAAACCCTCCGGACGCCCACCAGCTGGCGCCGGCGATCGCCCGTATCACCGAGCGGACCGGGCGGACCCCCACCGCGGTGACCGCCGACCGCGGCTACGGCTACGCCTCGGTCGAGAACGATCTGCACGAGATCGGGGTGCGCCGGGTGGCCATCCCCCGAGCCAGTAGACCCGGCGCCGCCCGGCGGGAGTTCGAACATCGAAAAGCATTCCGCACCAAGATCAAATGGCGAACCGGATGCGAAGGCCGGATCAACCACCTCAAACGCAGCTACGGATGGAACCGCTCCGAATTAACCACACTGACCGGAGCCCGCACCTGGTGCGGACACGGAGTCTTCGCCCACAACCTGGTCAAGATCAGCGCCCTGGCCGGGTGA
- a CDS encoding SDR family oxidoreductase, translating into MGQLDGTVALITGAARGMGAAHARAFAAEGARVIVADVRDTEGSIVAAELESAGRYVHLDVTDRDQWRNAVAVAEDCFGCVTALVNNAAILRTGNIVDYKAELFWSDLEVNLMGAFNGIQATAPSMKRAGGGSIVNVGSVAAMTGFPRLPGYTASKWALRGLTKNAALDLGPHGIRVNAVHPGVVRTPMTAGHKEDQTQVALHRAADDSEISALVVFLASPQSGYITGADLVIDGGETAGRALPPMSTTPTV; encoded by the coding sequence ATGGGACAGCTTGACGGCACGGTTGCGCTGATCACCGGCGCGGCCCGCGGTATGGGGGCCGCCCACGCCCGCGCCTTCGCAGCCGAAGGCGCCCGTGTGATCGTTGCAGACGTCCGCGACACCGAGGGTTCCATCGTCGCCGCGGAGCTCGAAAGTGCGGGTCGCTATGTGCATCTCGACGTCACCGACCGCGATCAATGGCGCAACGCCGTCGCAGTCGCTGAAGACTGCTTCGGATGCGTGACTGCGCTGGTAAACAACGCCGCAATCCTGCGCACGGGCAACATCGTGGACTACAAGGCAGAGCTGTTCTGGTCCGATCTCGAGGTCAATCTGATGGGCGCGTTCAACGGCATCCAGGCCACGGCGCCGTCGATGAAGCGCGCGGGGGGTGGATCCATCGTCAACGTGGGCTCGGTGGCAGCCATGACAGGTTTCCCGAGACTGCCCGGCTACACAGCTTCAAAGTGGGCGCTGCGCGGGCTGACGAAGAACGCGGCGCTAGATCTTGGGCCCCACGGGATTCGGGTCAACGCCGTACATCCCGGCGTGGTCCGCACACCGATGACCGCCGGTCACAAAGAGGATCAGACACAAGTCGCGCTGCACCGCGCTGCAGACGACAGCGAGATCAGCGCGTTGGTGGTGTTCCTGGCAAGCCCGCAGTCCGGTTACATCACCGGCGCGGACCTGGTGATCGATGGCGGCGAGACCGCAGGTCGTGCGCTGCCGCCAATGTCAACCACGCCAACAGTCTGA
- a CDS encoding acetyl-CoA acetyltransferase, which yields MATHGICDRVAIIAMGCTDFGEHWDRSVDDLVIDAVNCTTASAGVALHDIDAFWLGTYTSGLSGLSLSRPLRLHGKPVSRVENMCTTGSEALRNASYAVASGAYDMAMAVGVEKLKDSGFSGLLRPSIPSDGTGGTLGTTSAPANFSLLGPAYAKKYGVDPGELKEVITRIAWKNHHNGARNPRAQFRKEVSTETISCSPLVAGQLGVFDCSGVSDGAAAAIVVRAEDAHRYTDKPLFIKALSLVSGAADGNVDPGYDFTTFPEVVASAQNAYAEAEITDPPSEIAMAEVHDCFTITELVLMEDLGFAERGTAWKAVLAGTFDLDGSLPVNPDGGLKAFGHPVGASGLRMIFECWLQLRGEAPEDRRIHTVAPGRTIGLTHNLGGGPGECVSFVSLVGTEPNS from the coding sequence ATGGCTACACACGGAATCTGTGACCGCGTGGCGATCATCGCGATGGGCTGCACCGACTTTGGGGAGCATTGGGACCGCTCGGTCGATGACTTGGTGATCGATGCGGTGAACTGCACGACCGCAAGTGCCGGGGTGGCGCTGCACGATATCGACGCGTTCTGGCTCGGGACCTACACCTCGGGCCTGTCAGGACTGAGCCTGAGTCGCCCCCTGCGGTTGCACGGCAAGCCGGTGAGCCGCGTGGAGAACATGTGCACCACCGGCTCGGAGGCGCTGCGCAACGCCTCCTACGCCGTAGCCAGTGGCGCCTACGACATGGCGATGGCGGTCGGCGTCGAAAAACTCAAGGACTCAGGCTTCTCCGGACTGCTGCGCCCCTCGATACCCTCTGACGGCACCGGCGGCACCCTCGGAACAACCAGTGCGCCAGCAAATTTCAGCCTGCTTGGTCCGGCGTACGCGAAGAAGTACGGGGTCGACCCCGGCGAGCTCAAGGAAGTCATCACTCGCATTGCCTGGAAAAACCACCACAACGGTGCCCGCAACCCGCGCGCGCAATTCCGCAAAGAGGTCTCCACAGAGACGATCTCATGCTCCCCGTTGGTCGCCGGACAACTCGGCGTGTTCGACTGCTCGGGTGTATCTGACGGCGCCGCCGCCGCTATCGTCGTTCGAGCCGAAGACGCCCATCGATACACCGACAAACCGCTGTTCATCAAGGCGCTCTCACTGGTCTCCGGGGCCGCCGACGGCAATGTCGACCCCGGCTACGACTTCACGACGTTCCCGGAGGTGGTTGCCTCGGCGCAGAACGCCTACGCCGAAGCCGAGATAACGGACCCGCCGTCCGAGATCGCGATGGCCGAGGTACATGACTGCTTCACCATCACCGAGCTGGTACTGATGGAGGATCTCGGCTTCGCCGAGCGGGGCACCGCCTGGAAGGCAGTACTAGCGGGCACTTTCGACCTCGACGGAAGTTTACCGGTCAATCCCGACGGTGGGCTCAAGGCCTTCGGACACCCTGTGGGCGCCAGTGGGCTGCGGATGATCTTCGAATGCTGGCTGCAGCTTCGCGGCGAAGCCCCTGAGGACAGACGGATTCACACAGTCGCCCCCGGCAGAACCATCGGCCTCACCCACAACCTCGGTGGAGGCCCCGGTGAATGTGTCTCGTTTGTGTCCCTCGTCGGCACGGAACCTAACTCCTAA
- a CDS encoding zinc ribbon domain-containing protein has protein sequence MPSQRSSAATGVVACAAYLPFHRLQLSEIGSVLGGAQPPGTRSVASYDEDTTSMAVEAARAVLRGLPPESMPPRVYFATTDPAYLDKTNAAVIHAALNLPRSTLAVDLGGAPRSALGALLAAADSPEGALAVLADMRTGLPGSADERQGGDAAAAVLFGPGTAEAPILAELITSASVTEEFLDRWRVPGAPTSRVWEERFGEHVYVPLAMDSFAAALKQADLTPDGVDHLVVCGLSPRANRQFAGASGVPRGALSSDLTSAIGNPGTAQPGVLLADVLERAQPDQVIALTVLADGASTLILRTTDALDGHQHTAPTVADQIAAADDSLSYGTFLTWRGMLRREPPRRPEPEAPAGPPSHRSEQWKYGFVGSRCEECGTVHLPPVRVCYQCGSADRMHRQPMADTAARVATYTIDRLAYTPSPPMIAVVVDFDGGGRFRCELTDSSAEVSIGGWVEMTFRRLTTSGGGVHNYFWKARPARRKTEES, from the coding sequence ATGCCGTCTCAACGAAGCAGCGCCGCGACGGGTGTCGTGGCCTGCGCGGCCTACCTTCCGTTTCATCGTCTGCAGCTGAGCGAGATCGGATCGGTGCTCGGTGGTGCTCAACCCCCCGGCACCCGGTCGGTGGCCTCCTACGACGAGGACACCACCTCGATGGCCGTCGAGGCCGCGCGCGCTGTTCTGCGTGGCCTTCCGCCGGAATCGATGCCGCCGCGGGTGTACTTCGCCACGACCGATCCGGCATATCTCGACAAGACCAATGCCGCAGTCATTCACGCCGCCCTCAACTTGCCTCGCAGCACCTTGGCGGTCGATCTCGGTGGGGCACCACGCTCAGCGCTGGGTGCGCTTCTGGCCGCTGCCGACAGCCCCGAGGGTGCTCTGGCCGTCTTGGCGGACATGCGCACCGGCCTTCCCGGGAGCGCCGACGAACGGCAGGGCGGTGATGCCGCCGCGGCGGTTCTGTTCGGTCCCGGTACTGCCGAGGCTCCGATACTGGCTGAACTGATCACCAGCGCGTCGGTTACCGAGGAGTTTCTCGATCGCTGGCGCGTCCCGGGAGCACCGACGTCGCGGGTATGGGAAGAGCGGTTCGGGGAGCATGTCTACGTCCCGTTGGCCATGGATTCGTTTGCGGCCGCACTTAAACAGGCCGATCTGACCCCTGATGGTGTCGATCACCTGGTCGTGTGCGGCCTGTCGCCTCGGGCGAACCGACAGTTCGCGGGCGCCAGCGGTGTCCCACGCGGGGCCCTCAGCTCGGATTTGACTTCAGCGATCGGCAACCCGGGAACCGCCCAACCCGGTGTACTTCTCGCCGACGTGCTCGAACGCGCGCAACCCGATCAAGTGATCGCGCTCACTGTGCTGGCCGACGGTGCTTCGACATTGATCCTGCGCACCACCGACGCACTTGACGGCCATCAACACACGGCACCGACGGTCGCCGATCAGATTGCGGCGGCCGACGACTCACTCAGTTACGGCACCTTCCTGACCTGGCGCGGCATGCTGCGTCGCGAACCGCCCCGCAGGCCCGAACCCGAGGCGCCCGCCGGACCGCCCAGTCATCGATCCGAGCAATGGAAGTACGGCTTCGTAGGTTCTCGCTGCGAAGAATGCGGCACCGTTCACCTACCGCCGGTACGGGTGTGCTACCAGTGCGGCTCTGCTGATCGTATGCATCGCCAACCGATGGCCGACACGGCGGCGCGGGTGGCGACGTACACGATCGACCGGCTCGCCTACACCCCCAGCCCGCCGATGATCGCGGTGGTCGTCGACTTCGATGGCGGCGGACGTTTTCGCTGCGAACTGACCGACAGCTCTGCGGAGGTGTCGATCGGAGGCTGGGTCGAAATGACCTTTCGACGGCTGACCACATCGGGAGGCGGGGTCCATAACTACTTCTGGAAAGCCCGCCCGGCCCGCCGCAAGACCGAGGAGAGCTGA
- a CDS encoding oxidoreductase: MTEPATDIAALFEPIRIGTMQLRNRVMLPPHARLIGNPFGTTKEAHRFVTYFQHRARDGAAWIGGLNCYIDKPLIPGFEPGGIGARRGDFRLPVFRERAAQYAEAIHAAGAYATAQLTVQGGAPFAPSPMLATYASNVVPHVLGHDEIKFLISEYAFSARECQVSGLDGVELHANHGDLLQLFLSPATNLRADAYGGDPARRLRLITDVLQAIRDDVGTDFTVGVRLSLDEMFDGGYDLRGGAEIAATLGATGLVDYLSFVVGNNWGAPSYLQTHHYRPAQWAEAAGHIRQLVTVPVVYTGRIGDPQTAAAVIRAGHADVVGIARAMLAEDQFVSKAAAGNLGGIRPCIGTNDCIHRVTVEGLRFGCSVNPGVGRETEAEPAPAGRPQSVLVAGGGPAGLELAALLAAKGHSVSLWEREAELGGQVRTAARAAENQSSYLQYLDFQRRQLERLNVTVQTGYTATSERILAAGFTVVAVATGAMPRRPTVPGIDLPHIIEGRDVLDGKVDVGNRVVVIAMEDHMQPLTIAGFLADLGKQVRVIYASPSIAPLVGPYSIGAPLAKLSRAGAEITVCQRLVSVETDRLMLRNIYSGAPSSVCDFDSVVLACGGVSDAGLYDDLAGRVPSLHVLGDAYAPRRISFATRQAFELARKI; this comes from the coding sequence ATGACCGAGCCGGCCACCGATATCGCGGCGCTGTTTGAGCCGATCCGAATCGGGACCATGCAGTTGCGCAACCGGGTGATGCTGCCGCCGCACGCCCGGCTTATCGGCAATCCCTTCGGAACCACCAAGGAAGCCCACCGATTCGTCACCTACTTCCAACATCGCGCCCGCGATGGGGCAGCCTGGATTGGCGGTCTGAACTGCTACATCGACAAACCACTCATTCCCGGCTTCGAACCGGGTGGGATCGGGGCGCGACGGGGTGACTTCCGACTGCCGGTCTTCCGGGAACGCGCCGCCCAATACGCTGAGGCCATCCACGCGGCGGGCGCCTACGCCACCGCCCAGCTGACCGTGCAAGGTGGTGCCCCGTTCGCGCCATCGCCGATGCTGGCCACCTACGCCTCCAACGTCGTTCCACACGTTCTGGGCCACGACGAGATCAAGTTCCTCATCTCGGAATACGCGTTCTCGGCGCGCGAGTGCCAGGTGTCCGGACTCGATGGAGTCGAGTTGCATGCGAATCATGGTGACCTGTTGCAACTGTTCCTCTCGCCAGCGACCAATCTGCGTGCGGATGCCTACGGCGGTGACCCCGCGCGGCGCCTTCGGCTCATCACCGACGTTTTGCAGGCCATCCGCGACGACGTCGGGACGGACTTCACCGTCGGTGTGCGATTATCTCTCGACGAGATGTTCGACGGAGGCTATGACCTCCGTGGTGGCGCCGAGATCGCAGCAACCCTTGGAGCTACCGGTCTGGTGGACTACCTCAGCTTCGTTGTCGGCAACAACTGGGGTGCGCCGAGTTATCTCCAGACCCACCACTACCGACCTGCGCAGTGGGCTGAAGCCGCAGGCCACATTCGCCAGCTGGTGACCGTACCCGTTGTCTACACCGGCCGCATCGGCGATCCGCAGACCGCGGCGGCCGTCATTAGAGCCGGCCACGCCGACGTAGTGGGTATCGCCCGCGCGATGCTGGCCGAGGACCAGTTCGTGTCCAAGGCCGCCGCAGGAAACCTGGGCGGGATTCGCCCCTGCATCGGGACCAATGACTGCATCCACAGAGTCACTGTGGAGGGGTTGCGATTCGGGTGTTCAGTCAACCCCGGAGTCGGGCGCGAAACAGAAGCCGAGCCCGCTCCGGCCGGCAGGCCGCAGTCGGTACTCGTCGCAGGCGGTGGGCCCGCCGGGTTGGAACTGGCCGCACTACTGGCGGCGAAGGGTCATTCCGTGAGTCTCTGGGAACGTGAAGCTGAACTCGGAGGTCAGGTCCGCACGGCCGCCCGTGCCGCCGAGAACCAATCTTCGTACCTGCAATATCTTGACTTCCAGCGGCGCCAGCTCGAACGGCTCAACGTGACAGTCCAGACCGGATACACCGCCACTTCCGAGCGCATCCTGGCCGCGGGCTTCACGGTCGTCGCTGTGGCGACGGGGGCGATGCCGCGGCGGCCCACCGTGCCCGGCATCGACTTGCCGCACATCATTGAGGGACGCGACGTTTTGGACGGCAAGGTCGACGTCGGCAACCGAGTGGTCGTCATCGCGATGGAAGACCACATGCAGCCGCTGACCATCGCCGGCTTTCTTGCAGATCTCGGCAAACAGGTCCGAGTCATTTATGCCTCGCCGTCGATTGCTCCGCTTGTCGGCCCATATTCGATCGGCGCCCCGCTTGCCAAACTTTCCCGCGCGGGCGCGGAGATTACGGTCTGCCAACGACTGGTCTCCGTCGAAACCGATCGTTTGATGCTGCGGAACATCTATTCGGGCGCACCCAGTTCGGTCTGCGACTTCGACTCGGTGGTGCTGGCCTGTGGTGGTGTCTCCGACGCGGGGCTCTACGACGATCTCGCCGGCCGCGTACCCTCGCTCCACGTACTTGGCGACGCGTACGCGCCGCGGCGGATCTCCTTTGCCACCCGTCAGGCCTTCGAACTCGCTCGCAAGATCTAA
- a CDS encoding enoyl-CoA hydratase/isomerase family protein, translating to MLTGTGQDFCARIDDSWAGPMTPEKWDLMFHHGNRLLRNLLDIEVPVIGAIQGKALLHAELAVLSDVVLASADAVIGDPIHFKNGIVSGDGVHIIWPMLLGPNRGRYFLLTGERLSAQQAHELDVVGEVLPREQLLTRAHEIARSLAAKPDLVLRYTRHAITHRIKQALAEGLSLGLALEGLGAQSDWPG from the coding sequence GTGCTAACCGGTACGGGACAAGACTTCTGCGCCAGAATCGACGACAGCTGGGCCGGTCCGATGACGCCTGAGAAGTGGGACCTCATGTTCCACCACGGCAATCGCCTGCTGCGCAATCTGCTCGACATCGAGGTGCCGGTGATCGGCGCGATTCAGGGCAAAGCACTTCTGCACGCTGAACTCGCGGTGCTCTCGGACGTCGTACTGGCTTCGGCGGACGCGGTGATCGGCGACCCCATCCATTTCAAGAACGGCATCGTCTCCGGTGACGGCGTCCACATCATCTGGCCGATGCTGCTCGGGCCCAACCGCGGCCGCTACTTCCTGCTCACTGGTGAGCGTCTTAGCGCCCAGCAAGCTCACGAACTCGATGTCGTCGGGGAGGTCCTGCCCCGGGAGCAGTTGCTGACTCGCGCCCACGAAATCGCGCGCAGCTTAGCCGCCAAGCCCGACCTGGTGCTCCGCTACACCCGACATGCAATCACCCATCGGATCAAGCAAGCACTTGCCGAGGGGCTGTCGTTGGGCCTAGCGCTGGAAGGTCTGGGAGCGCAGTCGGACTGGCCGGGTTGA
- a CDS encoding cytochrome P450 — MADFWPKVNDLRERCPVGWSDQPWSDSDSGYWFINDYADVMAAATDWRAFSSAQGASPVQFNLDVLRMIPLETDPPLHRDIRKALNPFFTPDALQEREDEIKDIVNGLIDRCLAIAAAGDGTVDFIAEFTQRLPPLVFFVGFLGQKEDELDWIIETLQGLIAAPERALELVPRLLMWDAELLERRRQEGRRDDVPGVIAHLGLDGSDGLELDERQRMETLNLMIMAGMETTMGGLASVALSVAQQPEVRQTLIDGGEQLLDRAADEFLRLEAPVTAAGRTLTKDVEMSGCPMHAGDRIVINWAAANRDPAQFPNPDHLDFQRANAASHVAFGAGIHRCLGNHLARREVKAMIRAICALSVFEIPADFKPTYRVSIARGPVSLPVRIAR; from the coding sequence GTGGCCGACTTCTGGCCCAAGGTCAACGATCTCCGTGAACGTTGCCCGGTGGGCTGGAGTGATCAACCGTGGAGCGATTCGGACTCCGGATACTGGTTCATCAACGATTACGCCGACGTCATGGCCGCGGCGACCGACTGGCGGGCATTCTCGAGTGCCCAGGGCGCATCGCCGGTCCAGTTCAATCTCGACGTCTTGCGCATGATCCCTCTCGAAACCGACCCCCCGTTGCACCGAGACATCCGCAAGGCGCTCAATCCGTTCTTTACCCCAGACGCGTTACAGGAACGGGAAGACGAGATCAAGGACATCGTCAACGGACTTATCGATCGATGCCTGGCGATCGCTGCTGCGGGTGACGGCACGGTCGACTTCATCGCCGAGTTCACCCAGCGTCTGCCTCCGCTGGTGTTCTTTGTCGGGTTCCTCGGTCAGAAAGAAGATGAGCTCGATTGGATCATCGAGACTTTGCAAGGTCTCATTGCTGCGCCGGAACGAGCACTGGAATTGGTGCCGCGACTATTGATGTGGGATGCCGAACTACTTGAAAGGCGGCGACAGGAAGGTCGCCGGGACGACGTGCCCGGTGTGATCGCCCATCTCGGCCTCGACGGGTCAGATGGGCTCGAACTCGACGAGCGGCAGCGAATGGAAACTCTCAACCTCATGATCATGGCGGGTATGGAGACCACGATGGGTGGTCTTGCCAGCGTCGCGCTCAGCGTCGCCCAGCAACCCGAAGTGAGACAAACGCTCATCGATGGCGGTGAGCAACTGTTGGACCGCGCGGCTGACGAGTTCTTGCGTCTTGAAGCGCCGGTTACCGCAGCGGGCCGTACGCTGACGAAGGATGTCGAGATGAGTGGCTGCCCAATGCATGCAGGCGATCGGATCGTGATCAACTGGGCCGCCGCCAACCGTGACCCCGCGCAGTTCCCGAACCCTGACCACCTCGACTTCCAGCGGGCCAATGCCGCATCCCACGTGGCCTTCGGCGCGGGGATCCACCGCTGCCTGGGCAACCACCTTGCCCGACGCGAAGTGAAAGCGATGATTCGGGCGATCTGCGCCCTGAGCGTGTTTGAGATACCCGCCGATTTCAAGCCCACCTACCGCGTTTCAATCGCCCGCGGTCCGGTGAGCCTCCCAGTGCGCATCGCGCGTTAG